The proteins below are encoded in one region of Silene latifolia isolate original U9 population chromosome 2, ASM4854445v1, whole genome shotgun sequence:
- the LOC141640972 gene encoding uncharacterized protein LOC141640972 — protein sequence MVWKPKVVAPMVAKPVTPSQGRTEEVLPVLNPASVVTPMPFQGSMTNTVTPAACVLHKFAKRGEGGVQSGPSFMDVLSFSIRRNLLNSLSKGKITLHFNGFFGLIETRVKSSNMNKVQDGLGTKWKFLVNNDVMEGGRIWIMWDPSLFTVNVISKEWQLMHLQRIGAKVTDAETKEFQGCVDHCGLYDLVVQGAYYTWNNKQDGDARVFSRIDRVLANDQWILHGPAGTVSFLPEGLFDHSPSIISLWEDDVKHKSSFKYFMMWSKDGNFKETVQGIWSQQIRGCLMFQVAKKLKMLKGPLKKLNREGFGDIFNTTKVARLVLEEKQSQLHLDPHNSLLQMEERAAAQSFKQLQDAKLSFLGQKAKVAWMTCNDENTHYFHSSIKARRAQNKVLKILDMNGNPCSDNGSIEMAFIEYYQKLLGSSESVSRVNCGVVRRGKCV from the exons ATGGTTTGGAAACCCAAGGTTGTGGCTCCTATGGTGGCAAAGCCAGTTACCCCTAGTCAAGGGAGGACTGAAGAAGTCTTACCAGTGTTGAACCCTGCTTCTGTGGTTACTCCTATGCCTTTTCAGGGGTCCATGACAAACACTGTTACACCTGCAGCTTGTGTTCTTCATAAGTTTgcaaagaggggagagggaggtGTTCAGAGTGGTCCTTCTTTTATGGATGTTCTCAGTTTTTCCATTAGAAGGAACCTCTTGAACAGCCTTAGCAAGGGTAAAATAACACTTCATTTCAATG GTTTCTTTGGACTGATTGAGACTAGAGTTAAAAGTAGTAATATGAATAAAGTACAAGATGGATTGGGTACTAAATGGAAGTTTCTTGTGAATAATGATGTCATGGAGGGTGGTAGGATTTGGATTATGTGGGATCCTTCCCTTTTTACTGTGAATGTTATAAGTAAAGAATGGCAACTTATGCATTTGCAG AGGATAGGAGCTAAGGTTACTGATGCTGAGACTAAGGAGTTTCAAGGGTGTGTTGATCATTGTGGTTTATATGATCTGGTTGTTCAAGGGGCTTACTATACCTGGAACAACAAACAGGATGGGGATGCTAGGGTCTTCAGTAGGATTGATCGTGTATTGGCTAATGATCAGTGGATTTTGCATGGTCCAGCTGGTACTGTTTCTTTCCTTCCTGAGGGTTTGTTTGATCACAGCCCTAGTATTATTAGTCTTTGGGAGGATGATGTAAAACACAAGTCATCTTTTAAATACTTCATGATGTGGAGTAAGGATGGTAATTTTAAAGAGACTGTTCAAGGTATATGGAGTCAGCAGATCAGAGGGTGTCTTATGTTTCAGGTGGCAAAGAAACTTAAGATGCTTAAGGGTCCTCTGAAGAAACTTAACAGAGAAGGGTTTGGTGATATTTTTAATACTACTAAAGTGGCTCGTCTAGTCCTTGAAGAGAAACAATCCCAGCTTCATTTGGATCCCCATAATTCCCTGCTGCAAATGGAAGAGAGAGCTGCTGCTCAATCTTTTAAACAACTTCAGGATGCCAAACTTTCTTTTCTAGGCCAGAAAGCTAAGGTGGCTTGGATGACTTGCAATGATGAAAACACTCACTATTTCCATAGCTCAATTAAAGCCAGGAGAGCTCAGAACAAGGTTCTTAAAATTTTGGATATGAATGGTAATCCTTGCTCTGATAATGGTTCCATTGAAATGGCTTTCATTGAGTATTACCAGAAGCTCCTTGGGAGTTCTGAAAGTGTATCCAGGGTTAACTGTGGAGTGGTTAGGAGGGGGAAATGTGTCTGA
- the LOC141640973 gene encoding uncharacterized protein LOC141640973, whose amino-acid sequence MKIASWNIRGFNCPLKYSEVKDYLVVNKIDIMALLETRVKEHKASKIIKKKFSNWHVVNHHESCSTFHLSIVYGCNDPLDRHRLPVLLQLPLQNLGWCLDMLDFNDCLASCHLDDLTCTGVDMTLTNKQDSVTRVWSKLDRVLANPGFISSFPNAFGHFQEPGISDHSPVLVHVSHDKKVAKRFSFLNSWAGHPDYLQTVKAAWDTPLEGSPMYCFFQKLKSVKHALTHFHKQHFSNISQRVESAKDALVECQHNLVSNPFSDSLIQEERLLIAEYTKLKDHEFSILSQRAKIKDIQDSDCSSKYFFAKISKRTHQQVIGGIHDHHGKLHMGFSSVSATFNQYYQDLLGHSSTTTPLDTDFISSGAVVNSSDGHFLIREISPAEIRDALFSMDSNSSPGIDGFSAGFFKSAWNIIAKDFCKV is encoded by the exons ATGAAGATAGCTTCCTGGAATATAAGAGGGTTCAACTGTCCTTTAAAATATAGTGAAGTTAAAGATTACTTAGTGGTTAATAAGATTGATATTATGGCTCTCTTGGAAACCAGGGTTAAGGAGCATAAAGCTTCTAAAATCATTAAAAAGAAGTTTAGTAATTGGCATGTG GTGAACCATCATGAGTCTTGCTCTACTTTTCATTTGAGCATTGTCTATGGGTGTAATGATCCTCTGGATAGACATAGGCTTCCAGTCTTGTTGCAGCTTCCACTGCAGAACCTTGGTTGGTGCTTG GATATGCTAGATTTCAATGATTGTCTTGCTTCTTGTCATCTTGACGATCTTACTTGCACTGGGGTTGATATGACATTGACTAACAAGCAGGATTCTGTGACTAGGGTATGGTCTAAACTGGATAGGGTCCTAGCAAATCCTGGCTTCATTTCTTCTTTCCCCAATGCTTTTGGTCACTTTCAGGAGCCTGGAATATCTGACCACTCTCCTGTTTTAGTCCATGTTTCTCATGATAAAAAGGTTGCTAAGAGGTTTAGTTTTCTTAATAGTTGGGCTGGGCATCCTGACTATTTACAAACTGTAAAGGCAGCTTGGGATACTCCTTTGGAGGGAAGTCCTATGTACTGCTTCTTTCAGAAATTAAAAAGTGTTAAGCATGCTCTTACCCACTTTCATAAGCAGCATTTCAGTAATATATCTCAAAGAGTCGAGTCTGCTAAAGATGCTTTGGTGGAGTGTCAACATAATCTTGTTTCCAATCCTTTCTCTGATAGTCTTATTCAGGAGGAAAGGCTCTTAATTGCTGAGTATACCAAGCTTAAAGATCACGAGTTCTCAATCCTTTCTCAAAGAGCTAAAATAAAGGATATCCAGGACTCTGATTGTAGTTCTAAATACTTTTTTGCAAAAATTTCTAAGAGAACTCATCAGCAGGTTATTGGTGGCATTCATGATCACCATGGCAAGCTTCATATGGGTTTTTCTTCTGTTAGTGCTACTTTTAATCAGTATTATCAGGACCTGCTGGGGCACAGCTCTACTACCACCCCTTTAGATACTGATTTTATCTCTTCTGGAGCTGTGGTTAATTCTTCAGATGGCCATTTCCTGATTAGGGAGATCTCTCCTGCTGAAATCAGAGATGCACTCTTTAGTATGGACTCTAATAGTAGTCCTGGAATTGATGGTTTCTCAGCTGGGTTCTTTAAATCTGCCTGGAACATCATTGCCAAGGATTTTTGCAAAGTGTGA